A part of Miscanthus floridulus cultivar M001 chromosome 6, ASM1932011v1, whole genome shotgun sequence genomic DNA contains:
- the LOC136460934 gene encoding mitogen-activated protein kinase kinase kinase 17-like, whose product MVMTTTKQLRRVRTLGRGASGAVVWLASDEASGELLAVKSACAAGAAAQLQREGRVLQGLSSPHIVPCLGSRAAAGGEYQLFLEFAPGGSLADEAARRSGGRLAERDIRAYAGDVARALAYLHGLSLVHGDVKARNVVIGGDGRARLTDFGCARTVSSMRPIGGTPAFMAPEVARGQEQGPAADVWALGCMVIEMATGRAPWSDMDDLLAAIHQIGYTDAVPEVPAWLSAEAKDFLAGCFERHASARSTAAQLVAHPFVASAASDLDAQPAKQQEFPSFPSPKSTLHEAFWDSDTEDDEADEMSTGAAERIGALACAASALPDWDSEEGWIDLQDDRSETVDAPPAATEAAAAVADYFVWAEPSDAAELEHQFAAAADVSVHLHPPPHIAGVVVAGATTISQGSYLPMHLGVHEKEIPRPLDHDDDGVEKVESHRACNRNRVTTTMKRISLKKFPSRHQLVGTACTSSCAYTWL is encoded by the coding sequence ATGGTCATGACGACGACGAAGCAGCTGAGGCGCGTGCGCACGCTGGGCCGCGGCGCGTCGGGCGCCGTGGTGTGGCTGGCCTCCGACGAGGCCTCGGGCGAGCTGCTAGCCGTCAAGTCGGCGTGCGCCGCGGGGGCCGCGGCGCAGCTGCAGCGCGAGGGCCGCGTCCTGCAGGGCCTGTCCTCGCCGCACATCGTGCCCTGCCTGGGCTCCCGCGCCGCGGCGGGCGGCGAGTACCAGCTCTTCCTCGAGTTCGCGCCCGGCGGGTCGCTCGCCGACGAGGCCGCCAGGAGGAGCGGGGGCCGCCTGGCCGAGCGCGACATCCGCGCCTACGCCGGGGACGTGGCGCGCGCGCTGGCGTACCTCCACGGCCTGTCGCTTGTGCACGGGGACGTCAAGGCCAGGAACGTGGTGATCGGCGGCGACGGCCGCGCCAGGCTCACCGACTTCGGGTGCGCGAGGACTGTTTCGTCGATGCGCCCCATCGGGGGCACGCCGGCGTTCATGGCGCCCGAGGTGGCGCGCGGGCAGGAGCAGGGACCCGCCGCCGACGTCTGGGCGCTCGGGTGCATGGTCATCGAGATGGCCACGGGGCGCGCGCCATGGAGCGACATGGACGACCTCCTCGCCGCGATCCACCAGATCGGGTACACGGACGCCGTGCCGGAGGTGCCCGCGTGGCTGTCGGCGGAGGCCAAGGACTTCCTGGCCGGCTGCTTCGAGAGGCACGCCAGCGCCCGGTCCACGGCCGCGCAGCTCGTGGCGCACCCGTTCGTCGCCTCCGCCGCCAGCGACTTGGACGCGCAGCCGGCGAAGCAGCAGGAGTTCCCGTCGTTCCCGTCCCCAAAGAGCACCCTGCACGAAGCGTTCTGGGACTCGGACACCGAGGACGACGAAGCGGACGAGATGTCGACGGGCGCGGCCGAGAGGATCGGGGCATTGGCGTGCGCCGCCTCCGCGCTGCCTGACTGGGACTCCGAGGAAGGCTGGATCGACCTCCAGGACGATCGCTCGGAAACCGTCGACGCACCACCGGCGGCGACGGAGGCGGCGGCTGCCGTCGCGGACTACTTCGTCTGGGCGGAGCCGTCAGATGCAGCAGAGCTGGAGCACCAATTCGCCGCCGCTGCAGATGTCAGTGTCCATCTACATCCGCCGCCGCACATTGCAGGAGTGGTGGTAGCCGGTGCCACCACCATTAGCCAGGGCAGTTACTTGCCTATGCATTTAGGCGTCCACGAAAAGGAAATCCCACGCCCGCTCGATCATGATGACGACGGGGTAGAAAAGGTGGAATCCCACCGCGCTTGTAACAGAAACAGAGTAACAACAACAATGAAACGAATTTCGTTAAAAAAATTTCCTTCTCGACATCAACTGGTTGGCACGGCCTGTACATCATCATGTGCTTATACCTGGCTCTAA